In Aristaeella hokkaidonensis, the following are encoded in one genomic region:
- the rbfA gene encoding 30S ribosome-binding factor RbfA, which produces MSYQRIDRISEEVRREVDAIIREELHDPRICGTFSVTRAEVTGDLRYAKIYISVLEDELRDELIDALKNAKGYIRRSLGKRMIIRYTPELIFVSDRNIAYGVHIAKVLSEAIGTEDKSGDDDEQES; this is translated from the coding sequence ATGAGTTACCAGAGAATTGACAGAATATCGGAAGAGGTTCGTCGGGAAGTTGACGCCATCATCCGGGAAGAACTGCATGATCCGAGAATCTGCGGAACCTTTTCGGTGACCAGGGCGGAAGTGACCGGTGACCTGCGGTACGCAAAGATTTATATCAGCGTGCTGGAGGATGAGCTGCGGGACGAACTGATCGATGCTCTGAAGAATGCAAAAGGCTATATCCGCCGTTCGCTTGGAAAGCGGATGATCATCCGCTATACGCCTGAACTGATTTTTGTCAGTGACAGGAATATCGCCTACGGTGTGCATATCGCCAAGGTTCTTTCAGAAGCGATCGGCACGGAGGACAAATCCGGTGACGATGATGAGCAGGAATCCTGA
- a CDS encoding DHH family phosphoesterase → MMSRNPDAIARLIRDAQRIAICSHINPDGDTLGCATAIRIALLRMGKEPFLFCDGKVPDQLAFLPGIDEMRIPTGDEAPFDLMLAVDVSDIRRLGCCDQLIPKSRHTAQIDHHPTNPLFMEENSVDGDAPAACILIREQIAALGIEIDRDMSICLYTGISTDTGNFAFASTNAECFQIMSELMGKDLPLAKLNRILFRERAKPQVLLMGRALNSLQYYENGQIAAMKLTLRDFEECEALSEHADTLVNFGLDTVGTRMAMLAREAQDGSIKFSLRAKEPDCVSDIAQSFGGGGHPQASGITLYGKLDETAGNVLDAMIRKLNG, encoded by the coding sequence ATGATGAGCAGGAATCCTGACGCAATCGCCCGGCTGATCCGGGACGCACAGCGCATCGCCATCTGCAGCCACATTAACCCGGACGGCGACACACTCGGATGTGCCACGGCCATACGGATTGCGCTTCTGAGAATGGGCAAGGAACCTTTTCTGTTCTGCGACGGAAAGGTTCCGGATCAACTGGCTTTCCTGCCGGGAATCGATGAAATGCGTATACCGACCGGAGATGAAGCGCCTTTCGATCTGATGCTGGCAGTGGATGTGAGCGATATCAGAAGGCTTGGCTGCTGCGATCAGCTGATTCCCAAAAGCCGACATACGGCCCAGATTGATCATCATCCGACCAATCCGCTCTTTATGGAAGAGAACAGTGTGGACGGAGATGCTCCGGCAGCCTGTATCCTGATCCGGGAACAGATTGCTGCACTGGGAATCGAAATTGACAGGGATATGTCGATCTGCCTGTATACAGGGATCAGCACAGACACGGGCAATTTTGCTTTTGCGTCCACAAATGCCGAGTGCTTCCAAATCATGAGCGAATTGATGGGCAAAGACCTGCCCCTGGCAAAACTGAACCGGATTCTGTTCCGGGAGCGGGCGAAACCGCAGGTACTGCTGATGGGCAGGGCACTGAACAGCCTGCAGTATTACGAAAACGGGCAGATCGCTGCCATGAAACTAACCCTGCGTGACTTTGAGGAATGCGAAGCATTGAGTGAGCATGCCGACACGCTTGTGAACTTTGGTCTGGACACGGTCGGAACCAGAATGGCAATGCTGGCCAGAGAGGCTCAGGACGGTTCAATCAAGTTCTCACTCCGTGCAAAAGAGCCGGACTGTGTCAGTGACATAGCGCAAAGCTTCGGAGGAGGCGGACATCCGCAGGCCTCCGGTATCACATTATACGGAAAACTGGATGAAACAGCCGGAAACGTGCTGGACGCCATGATCCGTAAACTGAATGGATAG
- the truB gene encoding tRNA pseudouridine(55) synthase TruB produces MNGFYNILKPTGMSSAAVVAVLRRLTGIRRIGHAGTLDPEAAGVLPVMTGKAARLFDYLADKEKEYVAVCAFGSRTDTQDATGNVIEEGTNYPDRETFLKAASELTGEITQTPSMYSAIKVGGQPLYLRARKGETVEVPSRKVRIDRIELLRETEDHGFEIRVNCGRGTYIRTLCEDLGNKCGCPAHMRSLLRTRSGAFTIDNAITLEEAKALAEAGQLESRLLPPDYALGHLPKTDVPVRFGKTVINGAKLPLFPDAKSIQEGDPVRVYLKNQFWGIAVRRGEELVWKAQIAPEETEEMN; encoded by the coding sequence ATGAACGGTTTTTATAATATCCTGAAACCAACCGGAATGAGCAGCGCGGCCGTTGTGGCCGTGCTGCGCCGGCTTACCGGCATCAGACGTATAGGACATGCCGGGACACTGGATCCGGAAGCCGCAGGCGTGCTGCCCGTGATGACCGGGAAAGCCGCGCGGCTTTTTGATTATCTGGCAGATAAGGAAAAGGAATATGTGGCGGTATGTGCCTTCGGATCCAGAACGGACACACAGGACGCGACCGGTAACGTGATAGAGGAAGGAACCAATTATCCGGACAGGGAGACCTTCCTGAAGGCTGCCAGTGAACTGACCGGAGAGATCACCCAGACTCCCAGTATGTACAGTGCCATTAAAGTCGGAGGACAGCCGCTGTATCTGCGGGCCAGAAAAGGTGAGACGGTGGAAGTACCCTCCCGGAAAGTAAGGATTGACCGGATTGAACTGCTGCGGGAGACGGAAGATCACGGATTCGAGATCCGGGTTAACTGCGGCAGGGGAACCTATATCCGCACGTTGTGCGAAGACCTTGGAAACAAATGCGGATGCCCTGCCCATATGCGCAGTCTTCTCCGGACAAGAAGCGGTGCGTTTACCATCGATAACGCGATTACGCTGGAAGAAGCCAAAGCCCTGGCGGAAGCCGGGCAGCTTGAATCCAGACTGCTGCCACCCGACTATGCACTGGGACACCTGCCGAAAACAGATGTACCGGTACGATTCGGGAAAACCGTGATAAACGGCGCCAAGCTGCCGCTGTTCCCCGATGCGAAATCTATTCAGGAGGGAGACCCTGTCAGGGTTTACCTGAAGAATCAATTCTGGGGAATCGCTGTCAGGCGGGGGGAAGAACTGGTCTGGAAGGCGCAGATTGCGCCTGAGGAAACTGAGGAGATGAACTGA
- a CDS encoding bifunctional riboflavin kinase/FAD synthetase — MHVLQRPHKAGERVVALGMFDGVHRGHRTLLLNAKRLADEIGVPLRVCTFNRHPLEIIRPENPPEMISTIPERASLLYGIGVDEMELIPFDQSTANMEPEVFLDRMRSFLDVRAVVAGWNYSFGRKGRGTAELLKADGEKHGYKVIIEPPATLEDGTVISSTLIRQNLKEGKTERAAELLGYQYSLTGTVAEGKHQGHGLGFPTANIEPWKRKVLPKYGVYTGLLETTNDTLPAVVNIGIQPTMPSGKVTVEAHALTESPELYGQKVRLTLLKMLREERKFASPQDLTAQIERDRNEAMQLFNMA; from the coding sequence ATGCACGTGCTCCAAAGACCGCACAAGGCGGGGGAGAGGGTCGTTGCCCTGGGAATGTTTGACGGTGTCCACAGGGGCCACAGAACCCTGCTTCTCAATGCAAAGCGGCTTGCGGATGAGATTGGCGTACCGCTGCGGGTCTGCACCTTTAACCGGCATCCGCTGGAAATCATCCGGCCGGAGAATCCGCCGGAAATGATCTCCACTATTCCGGAAAGAGCTTCGCTCCTGTATGGAATCGGTGTGGATGAAATGGAACTGATTCCCTTTGATCAGTCCACAGCGAATATGGAACCTGAAGTTTTCCTGGACAGAATGAGGAGCTTTCTGGATGTCAGGGCTGTCGTTGCCGGCTGGAACTACTCCTTTGGACGGAAGGGACGCGGAACGGCGGAACTGCTGAAGGCTGACGGAGAGAAACACGGATACAAAGTGATCATTGAACCGCCGGCCACGCTGGAAGACGGGACAGTGATATCCAGCACCCTGATCAGGCAGAATCTGAAAGAAGGTAAAACAGAGCGGGCGGCTGAACTGCTCGGTTATCAGTACAGCCTGACAGGAACCGTTGCAGAGGGGAAACACCAGGGCCACGGACTCGGTTTCCCGACGGCGAATATTGAACCGTGGAAACGCAAGGTACTGCCGAAATACGGGGTTTATACAGGCCTGCTGGAGACAACGAACGACACGCTGCCAGCTGTAGTGAATATTGGTATACAGCCGACAATGCCCTCAGGCAAAGTTACCGTGGAGGCCCACGCACTGACAGAAAGTCCGGAACTATACGGACAGAAGGTCAGGCTTACCCTGCTGAAGATGCTCCGTGAGGAAAGGAAGTTCGCTTCCCCTCAGGATCTGACAGCGCAGATTGAAAGGGACCGGAATGAAGCCATGCAGTTATTTAACATGGCATAG
- a CDS encoding glycogen/starch/alpha-glucan phosphorylase, with translation MPATKFDKESIKNTIVGKVQRYNGLTIEEASPHQIYRAVASTVRDQIMQKMIASREVWKKQKGKSLYYLSVEFLMGRSMYCNMLNLLSTKEYTEALQELGIDIKDVLKEEPEPGLGNGGLGRLAACFLDSLSCLDLPAMGCTIRYEYGLFRQKIVDGQQVEMPDSWLDNGNVWETAMMEDTCEVHFGGHVDEIEINGRQKFVTRDYYTVEAVPYDMPVVGYDATIVNPLRMWSARSPKKLDLNSFGEGRYVQASEEIQLAEAISKVLYPEDKHYEGKMLRLKQHYFFTSASLQYILKDYKRRFGNDMSKLPEKVVIHINDTHPGMAIPELMRLLIDEEGLGWDEASSIVQKTIAYTNHTILAEALEKWPVSMVQQLLPRCYQIICEMNRRLCERLWNCFPGDWDRIARMAIISYDNVHMANMCVAMSYSVNGVSKLHGEILKEETFHDFNLVMPEKFSAITNGITHRRWLMSCNPELTDLICESIGTDWIKNPEGLSALRPFADDAAFRDKFAKIKQHNKERLAVMLKERQGAVVDPSFIFDVQAKRLHEYKRQMLNALHILVLYNRIVNDESFTMEPRVFIFGAKASPGYYRAKQIIRMICALSELIAKHPRARKMLQVVFLENYDVSSAEVLIPAAEVSEQLSTASKEASGTGNMKFMMNGAVTIGTMDGANVEISEQVGLDNIYIFGMRSDTVRDMYRENSYNPMNIFETNQEIRQAMTQMIDGTLMPDNPAALQDLYHSLLLGSWGSMGDSYFVLKDFGSYSMAQRRLNNDYADRNKWLKMAVTNTAMSGIFSSDRTIREYNENIWHLQPLNKVQMPTAEPREKAKPVRIKAKK, from the coding sequence ATGCCAGCCACGAAGTTTGACAAAGAGTCCATCAAGAATACCATTGTGGGAAAGGTGCAGCGGTATAACGGCCTGACAATTGAAGAGGCTTCACCGCATCAGATTTACCGCGCTGTTGCTTCCACCGTACGCGATCAGATCATGCAGAAGATGATCGCCAGCCGCGAGGTCTGGAAAAAGCAGAAAGGCAAAAGCCTGTATTATCTGAGCGTTGAGTTCCTGATGGGCCGCAGCATGTACTGCAATATGCTGAACCTGCTTTCCACGAAGGAATATACGGAAGCCCTGCAGGAGCTAGGTATTGATATCAAGGACGTACTGAAGGAAGAACCTGAACCCGGCCTCGGAAACGGTGGACTCGGACGTCTGGCTGCCTGTTTCCTGGACAGCCTGAGCTGTCTGGATCTGCCGGCCATGGGATGTACCATCCGCTATGAATATGGCCTGTTCCGCCAGAAAATCGTGGACGGACAGCAGGTGGAAATGCCGGACAGCTGGCTGGACAACGGCAACGTCTGGGAAACTGCCATGATGGAAGACACCTGCGAGGTGCATTTCGGCGGCCATGTGGATGAAATAGAGATCAACGGCAGGCAGAAGTTTGTGACCCGCGATTATTACACCGTGGAAGCTGTTCCTTACGATATGCCTGTTGTCGGATATGACGCGACCATTGTGAATCCGCTGCGGATGTGGTCCGCGCGGAGCCCGAAAAAGCTGGACCTGAACAGTTTCGGTGAAGGACGCTATGTACAGGCATCTGAAGAAATCCAGCTGGCGGAAGCGATCAGCAAGGTGCTTTATCCCGAAGACAAGCACTATGAAGGCAAAATGCTGCGCCTGAAACAGCATTACTTCTTTACCAGTGCGTCTCTGCAGTATATCCTGAAGGACTACAAGCGGCGCTTTGGGAATGATATGAGCAAACTGCCGGAGAAGGTAGTGATTCATATCAACGACACCCACCCCGGTATGGCGATTCCTGAACTGATGCGCCTGCTGATTGATGAAGAAGGCCTGGGCTGGGATGAAGCTTCCAGTATTGTACAGAAGACCATCGCCTATACCAACCATACGATCCTGGCAGAAGCACTCGAAAAATGGCCTGTGAGCATGGTACAGCAGCTGCTGCCGCGGTGCTACCAGATCATCTGCGAGATGAACCGCAGGCTTTGCGAACGTCTGTGGAACTGCTTCCCCGGAGACTGGGACCGGATTGCCCGGATGGCCATCATCAGCTATGACAACGTCCATATGGCCAATATGTGCGTTGCCATGAGCTATTCTGTCAATGGCGTCAGCAAGCTGCATGGTGAAATCCTGAAGGAAGAAACCTTCCATGACTTTAACCTGGTCATGCCGGAGAAATTCTCCGCGATTACCAACGGTATTACACACCGCCGCTGGCTGATGAGCTGCAATCCTGAACTGACGGACCTGATCTGTGAGTCTATCGGCACTGACTGGATCAAGAATCCGGAAGGGTTAAGCGCGCTTCGTCCTTTTGCGGATGACGCCGCTTTCCGGGACAAGTTTGCAAAGATCAAGCAGCACAATAAGGAACGCCTCGCCGTTATGCTGAAGGAACGGCAGGGAGCGGTGGTGGATCCATCCTTTATCTTTGACGTACAGGCAAAGAGACTACACGAGTATAAGCGGCAGATGCTGAACGCGCTGCATATCCTTGTGCTGTATAACCGTATCGTGAATGATGAAAGCTTCACCATGGAGCCGAGGGTATTCATCTTCGGAGCCAAAGCCAGCCCCGGTTATTACCGCGCGAAACAGATTATCCGTATGATCTGCGCGCTGAGCGAGCTCATTGCCAAGCATCCGCGGGCCAGGAAGATGCTTCAGGTTGTGTTCCTGGAAAATTATGATGTCAGCAGCGCTGAAGTGCTGATTCCGGCGGCAGAGGTTTCCGAACAGCTGTCCACAGCCAGCAAGGAAGCCAGCGGCACCGGCAACATGAAGTTCATGATGAACGGCGCGGTCACCATCGGCACGATGGACGGAGCGAACGTTGAAATCAGCGAACAGGTCGGCCTCGACAATATCTACATTTTCGGCATGCGGTCCGATACGGTGCGGGATATGTATCGTGAGAACAGCTACAATCCCATGAATATTTTCGAAACCAACCAGGAAATCCGCCAGGCAATGACCCAGATGATCGACGGTACCCTGATGCCGGATAATCCTGCAGCCCTGCAGGATCTGTATCACAGCCTGCTGCTGGGCAGCTGGGGTTCCATGGGTGACAGCTACTTTGTCCTGAAAGATTTCGGTTCCTACAGCATGGCGCAGAGAAGACTGAACAACGACTACGCCGACCGGAACAAGTGGCTGAAAATGGCTGTTACCAACACGGCTATGTCGGGTATATTCTCCTCTGACCGGACAATCCGTGAGTATAATGAAAACATCTGGCATCTTCAGCCACTGAACAAGGTTCAGATGCCGACAGCTGAGCCGAGGGAAAAAGCAAAACCTGTCAGAATCAAGGCAAAGAAATAA
- the holA gene encoding DNA polymerase III subunit delta: protein MDRKDFSRALSQHSLPQVLLFEGEEEHLKQEALAELRHAVLPEGMETLNETILEDPSVDQLIADVETQPFMADKRLIIVRDLPALMGRSEADERLIAYLPSVPETSFLLFYCTGKPDGRKKLYNAVKKLSGIVTFSPLRGTELTRFVVSSFQEAGKECDDRTAEYLIFTVGSDAGLLRNEIQKLASCSIDRTAILPEDVTSLATPSTECTVFQMIDAVVTGQKSRAFTLLRNQLLSGTDRMAILSMLLRQYRLLQHIKIMQYEKRGNDFIRSALGVPPFAVDQYVRQASGYTGGQVKSAVRICFDTEYALKSGRMSQDGAVETVVLKLLNLREKS, encoded by the coding sequence ATGGATCGAAAAGACTTTTCCCGTGCCCTGTCACAGCATTCCCTGCCCCAGGTTCTTCTCTTTGAAGGCGAAGAGGAACATCTTAAGCAGGAAGCCCTGGCTGAACTGCGCCATGCCGTTCTGCCCGAGGGCATGGAAACATTGAATGAAACCATTCTGGAAGATCCTTCTGTGGATCAGCTCATCGCAGATGTGGAAACCCAGCCCTTTATGGCTGACAAACGGCTGATCATTGTCCGTGATTTACCGGCTCTTATGGGACGTTCCGAGGCGGATGAAAGGCTCATTGCTTACCTTCCCTCAGTCCCTGAAACTTCTTTCCTTCTCTTCTACTGTACCGGAAAACCTGACGGAAGGAAAAAACTTTATAATGCTGTCAAAAAGCTCTCCGGGATCGTTACTTTTTCTCCGCTCCGCGGTACGGAGCTGACCCGTTTTGTTGTCAGTTCTTTTCAGGAAGCAGGAAAAGAATGTGATGACCGTACAGCTGAATACCTCATCTTTACGGTAGGCTCAGACGCAGGGCTGCTGCGCAACGAAATCCAGAAACTGGCTTCCTGTTCCATAGACCGCACTGCGATTCTGCCAGAGGATGTAACGTCTCTTGCCACCCCTTCCACTGAATGTACCGTATTCCAGATGATCGATGCCGTTGTAACGGGTCAGAAGAGCCGTGCCTTTACCCTGCTGCGCAACCAGCTGCTTTCCGGAACAGATCGCATGGCCATCCTTTCAATGCTTCTGCGCCAGTATCGTCTGCTGCAGCATATCAAAATCATGCAGTATGAGAAAAGAGGAAACGATTTTATCCGTTCCGCTCTCGGGGTTCCGCCTTTTGCCGTTGACCAGTATGTTCGTCAGGCCTCCGGTTATACCGGCGGACAGGTTAAAAGCGCTGTCCGCATCTGTTTTGACACGGAATACGCCCTGAAATCCGGACGGATGTCCCAGGACGGTGCAGTTGAAACAGTGGTTCTGAAACTGCTTAACCTTCGCGAAAAAAGCTGA
- a CDS encoding ComEC/Rec2 family competence protein, which translates to MTNRQRSWLLPPAALALVAGVFLGRNAAGILLPLFACILTLSSVFFLKGWLRFSACIVFSVMLGLFAGSLAFHPDLPPEGEYNIQGVISDEVTNGSFGQYRIALSDVTLDGRPLSGGAYWTFYSDEDHSSLLPGKAVSFTASLYHPRGADNPDGYDFREALLQRGITVGVYGKNSLTVQDSVCFSFAGFIASLRHRLSASLIATLGEETGAYASAMLLGMRSLIPSDDRQAFSRLGIAHILSVSGFHVGVLIGILNLLFHLLRLRQSVRLLLYAVLLFFYSSLCGMSQPVIRASLLMLLGLEGRILNRPRSGLHLLSAVLFIMVLFSPVQVTSASFQLTFCAVFGLVWVMSFIRRRKRFRSRILQYVFESLVLTFGIQLGLLLPELSFFQRLPLLVFLVNLPAMLISGMLILFFWLALLCLPVPFLSALLSVPLSSVTGFLLSGIRQLGALPGLTLWIHVPNLLTGFGVVLLFLGFCCFIRFHAGMRTGMLVLGAVLVVVSLFPAHHNGTEYIQLSAGNADAAVIWDQDKVYVMDTGEDDGTLSSFLRARRLTPDAVILTHLHTDHAGGLRSLIEDEIPVNTILLPEGAEAQDIHPEFIALLDQLQQSGTEIRSLSRGDVLPLPSGILTVLWPEHGKVRSGQDANKYSLVTRLTLKESTVLLAADLPGAYEQYCAAPSDLLKAAHHGSPSSSSPDFISVVSPKAILLSCRQPTRVADFRSCSGDIPVYGTPEYGALTVRFEEGKFTVIPYLTP; encoded by the coding sequence GTGACGAACCGCCAGCGGAGCTGGCTGCTCCCGCCCGCAGCACTGGCCCTGGTTGCGGGTGTTTTTCTTGGCAGAAATGCGGCTGGTATACTCCTGCCGCTTTTTGCCTGTATTCTTACCCTTTCATCCGTGTTCTTCCTGAAGGGGTGGCTTCGTTTTTCCGCGTGCATTGTCTTTTCTGTTATGCTTGGGCTTTTCGCGGGTTCCCTTGCCTTCCATCCGGATCTTCCGCCGGAAGGAGAATACAATATTCAGGGCGTCATTTCTGATGAGGTAACAAACGGGTCCTTTGGTCAGTACCGGATTGCTTTGTCTGACGTCACGCTGGACGGACGTCCCTTGTCCGGAGGCGCCTACTGGACCTTTTATTCTGATGAGGATCATTCCTCCCTCCTTCCGGGGAAAGCGGTCTCCTTTACAGCATCCCTGTATCATCCGCGGGGAGCCGACAATCCGGACGGCTATGATTTTCGGGAAGCCCTCCTGCAACGTGGCATTACTGTAGGAGTGTATGGCAAAAACAGCCTGACAGTACAGGATTCGGTCTGTTTTTCCTTTGCAGGCTTCATTGCGTCCCTGCGACACCGGCTGTCTGCTTCGCTCATAGCCACGCTCGGGGAGGAAACCGGAGCCTATGCCTCTGCCATGCTGCTGGGAATGCGTTCCCTGATTCCTTCCGATGACCGCCAGGCATTTTCCAGGCTTGGTATTGCCCATATCCTGTCCGTCAGCGGCTTTCATGTGGGCGTCCTGATCGGCATCCTGAACCTGCTGTTTCATTTGCTGAGGCTGCGGCAAAGTGTCCGCCTGCTTCTATATGCCGTTCTGCTGTTTTTCTATTCCTCCCTGTGCGGAATGAGCCAGCCTGTCATCCGTGCTTCCCTTCTGATGCTGCTCGGACTTGAAGGTCGTATCCTGAACCGGCCGCGTTCCGGCCTGCATCTGCTCAGTGCCGTTTTGTTCATCATGGTACTGTTTTCTCCTGTTCAGGTGACTTCAGCCTCATTCCAGCTGACATTCTGCGCTGTGTTCGGCCTCGTATGGGTGATGTCTTTCATCCGGCGCCGCAAGCGGTTCCGCAGCAGGATCCTGCAGTATGTATTTGAATCCCTTGTCCTGACGTTCGGGATCCAGCTTGGTTTACTGCTCCCTGAACTGTCCTTCTTCCAGCGTCTTCCCCTGCTTGTCTTCCTGGTCAACCTTCCGGCCATGCTCATTTCAGGAATGCTGATCCTGTTTTTCTGGCTTGCGCTGCTGTGTCTCCCTGTTCCCTTCCTGTCAGCGCTTCTGTCTGTCCCCCTTTCGTCTGTCACGGGCTTCCTGCTTTCCGGTATTAGGCAGCTGGGAGCATTGCCCGGCCTGACGCTGTGGATCCACGTACCGAATCTCCTTACCGGTTTCGGCGTCGTCCTTCTTTTCCTCGGTTTTTGCTGCTTTATCCGTTTCCATGCAGGAATGCGTACCGGTATGCTGGTCCTTGGTGCTGTGCTGGTTGTCGTGTCGCTTTTTCCCGCACATCATAACGGTACGGAATATATTCAGCTCAGTGCAGGGAACGCGGACGCCGCAGTAATATGGGATCAGGACAAGGTTTATGTCATGGATACGGGAGAGGATGACGGCACGCTCAGCAGCTTTCTCCGGGCCCGCCGTCTCACACCGGATGCAGTGATCCTGACCCATCTGCATACGGATCACGCCGGCGGACTGCGTTCGCTGATCGAGGATGAGATCCCGGTGAACACCATTCTCCTGCCGGAAGGTGCCGAAGCGCAGGATATTCATCCGGAGTTCATCGCGCTGCTGGATCAGTTGCAGCAAAGCGGCACTGAAATCCGGTCACTTTCCCGCGGTGACGTACTCCCCCTTCCCTCCGGCATACTCACAGTATTATGGCCGGAACACGGAAAGGTGCGTTCCGGCCAGGATGCAAACAAGTATTCCCTTGTCACACGGCTGACGTTGAAGGAAAGCACCGTTCTGCTGGCGGCCGACCTTCCGGGAGCCTACGAGCAGTACTGTGCGGCTCCCTCGGATCTTCTGAAAGCAGCCCATCACGGTTCTCCTTCTTCCAGCTCACCTGATTTTATCAGTGTGGTTTCCCCAAAGGCCATACTCCTCAGCTGCCGACAGCCCACCCGTGTTGCTGATTTCCGTTCCTGTTCAGGTGATATTCCGGTATATGGAACACCGGAATACGGAGCGCTTACAGTACGCTTCGAAGAAGGTAAATTTACTGTTATTCCATACCTGACACCCTGA
- a CDS encoding MBL fold metallo-hydrolase yields MRLHLLGINGPFPESRGATSGYLLEAGDSLFQLDLGSGVLGILTSLTAPESLSALFVSHWHYDHTADIPVLMYRLAACQKALPVYGPADPSSPVYNLVVSTPCFSFTEISAGQAFELNGTFVRVTAARHPVPAVGYCFSFEGKTFGYTGDTNTLPSLAKDYRGCDLLLADGLFPVSAWSEDKPHLSAELAARLAADTKAGSLIITHLNPFWPRRTLLQEARAVYSRTRLAEAGAIIDL; encoded by the coding sequence ATGAGACTGCATCTGCTTGGGATAAACGGACCTTTCCCGGAGAGCCGCGGCGCTACCTCCGGTTATCTTCTGGAAGCCGGAGACAGCCTGTTCCAGCTGGATCTGGGCAGCGGCGTCCTGGGGATTCTTACTTCTCTGACGGCACCGGAATCCCTGTCTGCGCTGTTTGTCAGTCACTGGCATTATGATCACACAGCCGATATTCCTGTGCTGATGTATCGCCTGGCTGCCTGTCAGAAAGCACTGCCTGTTTATGGTCCTGCGGATCCTTCTTCTCCGGTATATAATCTTGTTGTTTCCACACCCTGTTTTTCCTTTACGGAAATCTCGGCAGGACAGGCCTTCGAACTGAACGGCACCTTCGTTCGTGTCACCGCTGCCCGTCATCCGGTTCCTGCCGTGGGATACTGTTTTTCATTCGAGGGAAAAACCTTCGGCTATACCGGTGATACCAATACCCTGCCTTCCCTGGCTAAAGACTACCGCGGGTGTGATCTTCTCCTGGCGGACGGCCTTTTCCCTGTTTCCGCCTGGTCCGAGGACAAACCCCATCTGTCCGCAGAACTGGCTGCGCGCCTGGCTGCGGATACAAAAGCAGGCAGCCTGATCATCACTCATCTGAATCCGTTCTGGCCCCGCAGAACACTGCTGCAGGAGGCCCGTGCCGTATATTCCCGTACGCGGCTTGCCGAAGCCGGTGCCATCATTGATCTGTGA
- a CDS encoding barstar family protein, with protein sequence MQTIVIDGSRYESPRDLHLALKRMLSLPDYYGMNADALNDCLSERVSPVNVWILDPGAGEVASAISILRTVFADNGGEVKEL encoded by the coding sequence ATGCAGACGATTGTTATTGACGGTTCAAGGTATGAATCTCCCCGCGATCTCCACCTTGCCCTGAAGCGCATGCTTTCTCTTCCGGATTATTACGGAATGAATGCAGACGCCCTGAATGACTGCCTTTCCGAAAGGGTTTCCCCGGTCAATGTCTGGATCCTTGATCCGGGTGCCGGAGAAGTTGCTTCCGCAATCAGTATTCTTCGTACGGTTTTTGCCGACAACGGCGGAGAAGTAAAGGAGCTGTAA
- the trmD gene encoding tRNA (guanosine(37)-N1)-methyltransferase TrmD, translating into MNEPFRVNILTIFPEMFESFFSSSILGRAGEQGLIDIRTTDIRPYSKSKHHNTDDYPFGGGAGMVMMAQPILDAMSAVMAEYPSARRIYLGPRGKKLTTSLARELAQEKALVLLCGHYEGVDQRALDSCVDEEISIGDYILTGGEPAAMVLVDCVARFIPGVLGSAESPEEESFSDGLLEYPQYTRPRDLDGMQVPEVLLNGDHARIRSWRRRESLKATLKYRPDLLETAPLDEKDRKMLNEIRKELTESCSSEN; encoded by the coding sequence ATGAATGAGCCCTTCCGTGTCAATATCCTGACTATTTTCCCGGAAATGTTCGAAAGCTTCTTTTCATCCAGTATTCTGGGCCGTGCCGGAGAACAGGGACTGATTGATATCCGGACGACGGATATCCGTCCTTACTCAAAAAGCAAGCACCACAATACGGATGATTATCCTTTCGGCGGCGGTGCCGGTATGGTTATGATGGCTCAGCCCATCCTGGATGCCATGTCTGCAGTCATGGCGGAATATCCTTCCGCACGCCGGATCTATCTGGGACCTCGCGGAAAAAAGCTGACCACTTCCCTTGCCCGGGAACTGGCGCAGGAAAAGGCGCTTGTTCTGCTCTGCGGCCATTATGAAGGGGTGGACCAGCGTGCCCTCGATTCCTGTGTGGATGAAGAAATTTCCATCGGGGATTATATCCTGACCGGCGGTGAACCGGCGGCAATGGTGCTTGTGGACTGTGTGGCCCGTTTCATTCCCGGCGTGCTTGGAAGTGCGGAAAGTCCGGAGGAGGAATCCTTCTCCGACGGTCTGCTGGAATACCCTCAGTATACCCGTCCACGGGATCTGGACGGTATGCAGGTGCCTGAAGTCCTGCTGAACGGGGATCACGCCAGAATCAGGTCCTGGCGTCGCAGGGAAAGCTTAAAGGCGACCCTGAAATACAGACCTGATCTGCTTGAAACTGCCCCGCTGGATGAAAAAGACAGAAAAATGCTCAATGAAATCCGGAAGGAGTTGACCGAATCATGTTCCTCAGAAAACTGA